The Austwickia sp. genome includes a region encoding these proteins:
- the mshA gene encoding D-inositol-3-phosphate glycosyltransferase: MSPQIERVAMIAVHTSPLATPGTGDAGGLNVYVLNSALEMARRGVAVEVFTRATSGDQGIVAAAPGVVVRHVPAGPYEGLAKEHLPAQLCAFAAGVMQAVAAHPEGYYDVVHSHYWLSGQVGWLAAERWHVPLVHTMHTMARVKNAYLADGDTPEPEDRELGEAQVVAVADRLVANTDTEAAELIELYDAEPGRVRVVNPGVDLRTFCPGDRAASRAVLGVAPDDLVVAFVGRIQPLKAPDLLVAAAAALIDRRPDLRGRLRVVINGGPSGTGLQRPTALIDLARQLGIADRVRFEAPGARDRLAHWYRAADLVAVPSHNESFGLVALEAQACGTPVLAADVGGLPTAVAGGGELVPGHDVGDWSRALERLLDDPARRAALGAAGVEHARGFGWDVTAGRLLDVYAEAAASRRSDTLEALARASARAEVRRSA, encoded by the coding sequence ATGAGCCCCCAGATCGAGCGGGTCGCCATGATCGCCGTGCACACCTCGCCGTTGGCGACGCCGGGCACCGGGGATGCCGGCGGTCTGAACGTCTACGTTCTCAACAGCGCCCTGGAGATGGCCCGCCGCGGCGTCGCGGTCGAGGTCTTTACGCGGGCGACGTCGGGCGACCAGGGGATCGTGGCGGCGGCGCCGGGCGTCGTCGTACGGCATGTTCCCGCCGGCCCGTACGAGGGCCTGGCCAAGGAACACCTCCCCGCCCAGCTCTGCGCGTTCGCGGCGGGGGTCATGCAGGCCGTCGCCGCCCACCCGGAGGGCTACTACGACGTGGTGCACAGCCACTACTGGCTCTCCGGTCAGGTGGGCTGGCTGGCTGCGGAACGCTGGCACGTGCCCCTCGTGCACACCATGCACACGATGGCCAGGGTGAAGAACGCCTACCTCGCCGACGGCGACACCCCGGAACCGGAGGACCGCGAGCTCGGGGAGGCCCAGGTGGTCGCGGTGGCCGATCGTCTCGTCGCCAACACCGACACCGAGGCCGCGGAGCTCATCGAGCTCTACGACGCCGAGCCCGGCCGGGTGCGGGTCGTCAACCCCGGAGTCGACCTGCGCACCTTCTGCCCGGGCGACCGAGCGGCGAGCCGCGCCGTGCTCGGCGTCGCCCCGGACGACCTCGTCGTCGCGTTCGTGGGCCGGATCCAACCGCTGAAGGCGCCGGACCTGCTGGTGGCGGCCGCCGCCGCGCTGATTGATCGGCGTCCCGACCTGCGCGGGCGGCTGCGGGTGGTCATCAACGGAGGGCCGAGCGGGACCGGCCTGCAACGCCCGACGGCGCTGATCGACCTGGCCCGGCAGCTCGGCATCGCGGATCGGGTGCGGTTCGAGGCGCCGGGGGCGCGGGACCGGCTCGCGCACTGGTATCGCGCCGCCGACCTCGTCGCCGTCCCCTCCCACAACGAGTCCTTCGGCCTGGTCGCCCTCGAGGCCCAGGCCTGCGGCACCCCGGTCCTGGCGGCCGACGTGGGCGGCCTGCCGACCGCCGTCGCGGGTGGCGGCGAGCTCGTCCCCGGGCATGACGTCGGCGACTGGAGTCGCGCCCTGGAGCGGCTGCTCGATGATCCGGCGCGGCGGGCGGCGCTGGGCGCCGCGGGGGTCGAGCATGCGCGCGGGTTCGGCTGGGATGTCACCGCGGGGCGGCTGCTCGACGTGTACGCCGAGGCCGCCGCCAGCCGCAGATCCGACACACTGGAGGCGTTGGCCCGGGCGAGCGCTCGAGCCGAGGTGCGCCGCAGCGCCTGA
- a CDS encoding phosphomannose isomerase type II C-terminal cupin domain yields the protein MNTIDDRTEGVFTEQRPWGDFRSFCTNETVTVKVITVKPGQRLSLQKHAHRAEMWTVLDEAPMEVTVDDRTWRAGKDEQIWVPQGAVHRMANPGTEVARILEVGFGQFDEDDIVRLEDDYKRV from the coding sequence GTGAACACCATCGACGACCGCACCGAGGGCGTCTTTACCGAACAGCGGCCCTGGGGCGACTTCCGCAGCTTCTGCACCAACGAGACCGTGACCGTGAAGGTCATCACGGTCAAGCCGGGGCAGCGGCTCTCGCTGCAGAAGCACGCGCACCGGGCGGAGATGTGGACCGTCCTCGACGAGGCGCCCATGGAGGTCACCGTCGACGACCGCACCTGGCGGGCCGGCAAGGACGAGCAGATCTGGGTGCCGCAGGGGGCGGTGCACCGCATGGCGAACCCCGGCACCGAGGTCGCGCGCATCCTCGAGGTCGGCTTCGGCCAGTTCGACGAGGACGACATCGTGCGGCTCGAGGACGACTACAAGCGGGTCTGA
- a CDS encoding YbjN domain-containing protein, which translates to MTDVRSQAEDALRAFAADQELTLDPGTRAGEYVLVLPGEKKLKTVCSIVFTEREASLSAFVIRHPDENHAAFFGHLLRRNLRTPGVAYATDSNDDVYVVARLPLEAVTEDALDRLFGVVLESADAAFNELLLLGFLTSMKREWAWRVARGESLRNLEAFRDVLAGSEDDPAYHVEPLPEETVERASVIPSPGNPAQLE; encoded by the coding sequence ATGACCGACGTCCGAAGCCAGGCGGAGGACGCCCTGCGCGCGTTCGCCGCGGACCAGGAGCTCACGCTGGACCCGGGGACCCGGGCGGGGGAGTACGTGCTCGTCCTGCCCGGCGAGAAGAAGCTCAAGACCGTCTGCTCGATCGTCTTCACCGAGCGGGAAGCGTCGTTGTCGGCCTTCGTGATCCGGCACCCGGACGAGAACCACGCCGCGTTCTTCGGGCACCTCCTGCGGCGCAACCTGCGCACCCCCGGCGTCGCCTACGCGACGGACAGCAACGACGACGTGTACGTCGTGGCCCGGTTGCCGCTGGAGGCCGTGACCGAGGACGCGCTGGACCGGCTGTTCGGCGTCGTGCTGGAGAGCGCCGACGCGGCGTTCAACGAGCTGCTGCTCCTGGGCTTCCTGACGTCGATGAAGCGGGAATGGGCGTGGCGGGTCGCGCGGGGGGAGTCGCTGCGCAACCTGGAGGCCTTCCGCGACGTGCTGGCGGGCAGCGAGGACGACCCGGCGTACCACGTCGAACCCCTCCCGGAGGAGACCGTCGAGCGGGCCTCCGTCATCCCCTCACCTGGGAACCCCGCGCAACTAGAGTGA
- a CDS encoding phosphoglyceromutase, whose amino-acid sequence MTYTLVLLRHGESQWNQKNLFTGWVDVDLTDKGREEAIVGGKLLVKEGVLPDIVHTSVLRRAINTANIALDAADRHWIPVKRNWRLNERHYGALQGKDKKQTLQEFGEEQFMLWRRSYDTPPPPLDPNDEFSQAHDVRYANIDGENPPTECLKDVVARLLPYWESEIVPDLKAGKVVLIAAHGNSLRAMVKHLDGISDEDIAGLNIPTAQPLVYELDDDLKPVTKGGRYLDPEAAAAAAQAVANQGR is encoded by the coding sequence ATGACCTACACCCTCGTGCTGCTGCGCCACGGCGAGAGCCAGTGGAACCAGAAGAACCTGTTCACCGGCTGGGTCGACGTCGACCTCACCGACAAGGGTCGGGAGGAGGCCATCGTCGGCGGCAAGCTCTTGGTCAAGGAGGGCGTGCTTCCGGACATCGTGCACACCTCCGTGCTGCGCCGGGCGATCAACACCGCCAACATCGCCCTGGACGCGGCCGACCGGCACTGGATCCCCGTGAAGCGCAACTGGCGCCTCAACGAGCGCCACTACGGCGCGCTGCAGGGCAAGGACAAGAAGCAGACGCTGCAGGAGTTCGGCGAGGAGCAGTTCATGCTGTGGCGCCGCAGCTACGACACCCCGCCGCCGCCGCTCGACCCCAATGACGAGTTCAGCCAGGCCCACGACGTGCGGTACGCCAACATCGACGGCGAGAACCCGCCCACCGAGTGCCTCAAGGACGTGGTGGCGCGCCTGCTGCCCTACTGGGAGAGCGAGATCGTCCCCGACCTCAAGGCCGGCAAGGTCGTCCTGATCGCCGCGCACGGCAACAGCCTGCGCGCCATGGTCAAGCACCTGGACGGCATCTCCGACGAGGACATCGCGGGCCTGAACATCCCCACGGCGCAGCCGCTGGTCTACGAGCTCGACGACGACCTGAAGCCGGTCACCAAGGGTGGGCGTTACCTCGACCCCGAGGCCGCCGCCGCCGCCGCGCAGGCGGTCGCCAACCAGGGCCGCTGA
- a CDS encoding two-component sensor histidine kinase — protein MRPAEQAPGRGADSPRGPGGFAATPGLGLATPTPTLATAPDPAVAEVLRVLRSSAVILDAGDAVVTASPAARALGLIRSRDLAHAELRELVRAVRRDGVTREVRLQLARGPLGPGTLTVQARVAPLSGDQVLLLVEDHTHAQRVEAVRRDFVANVSHELKTPVGGISLLAEAVLDASDDPEAVQRFAKRIRVESARLTQLVREIVDLSRLQASESLSDPVPVRVADVAREAADRVQTLAEAKGMDVLVAIDEDAVVFGDAHMLGTAVDNLLTNAVNYSGDGTRVALGVRQVDGIVEITVSDQGCGIPAADLDRIFERFYRVDPARSRATGGTGLGLAIVKHICSNHGGEVKVWSEEGQGSTFTIRLPAVGPEDSALAAVPARPPLGWEEESAAPAGGEVSR, from the coding sequence ATGCGACCCGCCGAGCAGGCGCCCGGGCGTGGAGCAGACTCGCCGCGCGGGCCCGGGGGATTCGCGGCGACGCCGGGGCTCGGGCTGGCCACGCCGACCCCCACCCTGGCCACGGCGCCCGATCCCGCCGTCGCGGAGGTCCTGCGGGTCCTGCGGAGCAGCGCCGTCATCCTCGATGCCGGCGACGCCGTCGTCACCGCCAGCCCGGCAGCGCGGGCGTTGGGGTTGATCCGATCCCGCGATCTCGCCCATGCGGAGCTGCGTGAACTGGTCCGCGCGGTCCGGCGGGACGGCGTCACCCGGGAGGTGCGGCTGCAGCTGGCCCGCGGCCCCTTGGGCCCCGGCACGCTGACCGTTCAGGCGCGGGTGGCCCCGCTCAGTGGTGACCAGGTGCTGCTCCTGGTCGAGGACCACACCCACGCCCAACGCGTCGAGGCGGTGCGCCGGGACTTCGTCGCGAACGTCAGCCACGAACTCAAGACGCCGGTCGGCGGCATCTCCCTGCTGGCCGAGGCCGTGCTGGACGCCAGCGACGACCCCGAGGCGGTGCAGCGGTTCGCGAAGCGGATCCGGGTGGAAAGCGCGCGGCTGACGCAGCTGGTCCGGGAGATCGTGGACCTGTCCCGGCTGCAGGCCTCCGAATCGCTGTCCGACCCGGTGCCCGTGCGCGTGGCGGACGTGGCCCGGGAGGCCGCGGATCGCGTGCAGACACTGGCCGAGGCCAAGGGCATGGACGTGCTGGTGGCCATCGACGAGGACGCCGTCGTGTTCGGGGACGCGCACATGCTGGGGACTGCCGTGGACAACCTCCTGACCAACGCCGTCAACTACTCCGGCGACGGCACCCGCGTGGCACTGGGCGTTCGGCAGGTCGACGGCATCGTCGAGATCACGGTCTCCGACCAGGGCTGCGGCATCCCCGCCGCCGACCTGGACCGGATCTTCGAGCGGTTCTACCGGGTGGACCCCGCCCGATCGCGGGCGACCGGGGGAACGGGGTTGGGCCTGGCCATCGTGAAGCACATCTGCAGCAATCACGGCGGCGAGGTCAAGGTCTGGAGCGAGGAGGGCCAAGGGTCGACGTTCACGATCCGGCTGCCCGCCGTCGGTCCGGAGGACTCCGCCCTGGCCGCCGTACCCGCGCGACCGCCGCTGGGTTGGGAAGAGGAGTCGGCGGCACCCGCCGGCGGAGAGGTGAGCAGATGA
- a CDS encoding phosphoesterase, producing MRLTRSLTVAAAAALLAAPAGASLAIAAPAAGPAHDAKGALPGGYKNLVVIYQENHSFDNLYGRWGQVGKDQVDGVLTAPASALTQVKQDGTAYRCLPQNDVNLAAVQPKWCTGDAGAAPSAFGNAPFNVDDYIAATAKTCPDPKAPYAPNGVLAGTAGATPGGCTEDLVHRFYQEQYQLNDGAMNRYVTGSDALGLTMGHYKTGDLPIYRYLHAKGAPNYVVADRFFQAAFGGSFLNHQFLIAARAPLDTSSGAMGAAYTKLDANGMPTKYAQYTPTVDPTTLKDGQLTAKCAGDATGTVHDYANACGAYAVNTTQPAVPPFGKGAQMPLIDDAEYPNIGDRLTDAGVSWNWYAGGWADAEAGHPGPLFQYHHQPFNYFKNYAPGTTGRSHLQDETKFFAAAKAGQLPAVSFVKPYGAENEHPGYASEPDGSDHLVKLVESVLSGPQANETLIVITYDEFGGQWDHVTPPGQGGQGGVADAFGPGTRIPALLISKRMTASGVDHTSYDTTSILATIEKAHGLDPLDGRDARVAPLTNAIAKGMPPGQMKDR from the coding sequence ATGCGCCTCACCCGTTCCCTCACCGTCGCTGCCGCCGCTGCCCTGCTTGCGGCGCCCGCGGGGGCAAGCCTCGCCATCGCCGCACCCGCCGCGGGCCCTGCCCACGACGCGAAGGGCGCGCTGCCCGGCGGGTACAAGAACCTCGTCGTCATCTACCAGGAGAATCACTCCTTCGACAACCTCTACGGGCGCTGGGGCCAGGTCGGCAAGGACCAGGTCGACGGCGTCTTGACGGCACCCGCGTCGGCGCTCACCCAGGTGAAGCAGGACGGCACGGCGTACCGTTGCCTCCCCCAGAACGACGTGAACCTCGCGGCCGTGCAGCCGAAGTGGTGCACCGGCGACGCCGGCGCGGCGCCGAGCGCGTTCGGCAACGCGCCCTTCAACGTGGACGACTACATCGCCGCCACCGCCAAGACCTGCCCCGACCCGAAGGCGCCGTACGCGCCGAACGGCGTCCTGGCCGGGACCGCCGGGGCGACCCCGGGCGGCTGCACCGAGGACCTCGTGCACCGGTTCTACCAGGAGCAATACCAGCTCAACGACGGCGCGATGAACCGTTACGTGACCGGCTCCGACGCGCTCGGCCTGACCATGGGCCACTACAAGACCGGGGACCTGCCGATCTATCGTTACCTGCACGCCAAGGGCGCCCCGAACTATGTCGTCGCGGACCGCTTCTTCCAGGCGGCGTTCGGTGGTTCGTTCCTCAACCACCAGTTCCTCATCGCGGCGCGCGCGCCGCTCGACACGAGCAGCGGCGCCATGGGAGCGGCCTACACCAAGCTCGACGCCAACGGGATGCCGACGAAGTACGCGCAGTACACCCCGACCGTCGACCCGACCACCCTCAAGGACGGGCAGCTCACGGCGAAGTGCGCCGGCGACGCAACCGGGACGGTCCACGACTACGCCAACGCCTGCGGCGCCTACGCGGTGAACACCACCCAACCGGCCGTGCCGCCCTTCGGCAAGGGCGCGCAGATGCCGCTGATCGATGACGCGGAGTACCCGAACATCGGCGACCGCCTCACCGACGCCGGGGTGTCCTGGAACTGGTACGCCGGGGGCTGGGCGGACGCCGAGGCGGGCCACCCCGGGCCGCTGTTCCAGTACCACCACCAGCCCTTCAACTACTTCAAGAACTACGCCCCCGGCACCACCGGCCGGTCCCACCTGCAGGACGAGACGAAGTTCTTCGCGGCCGCGAAGGCGGGGCAGTTGCCCGCGGTCAGCTTCGTCAAGCCGTACGGCGCGGAGAACGAGCACCCCGGCTACGCCAGCGAGCCCGACGGCAGCGACCACCTGGTCAAGCTCGTCGAGTCGGTGTTGAGCGGCCCGCAGGCCAACGAGACGCTCATCGTGATCACGTACGACGAGTTCGGCGGCCAGTGGGACCATGTGACCCCGCCCGGGCAGGGCGGCCAGGGCGGCGTGGCCGACGCCTTCGGCCCGGGCACCCGGATCCCGGCGCTGCTCATCAGCAAGCGCATGACCGCCTCCGGGGTCGATCACACGAGTTACGACACGACGTCGATCCTCGCCACGATCGAGAAGGCCCACGGCCTGGACCCGCTGGACGGTCGCGACGCCCGCGTCGCCCCGCTGACCAACGCGATCGCCAAGGGCATGCCGCCCGGTCAGATGAAGGACCGCTGA
- a CDS encoding response regulator transcription factor, producing MTRILVVEDEISFSDPLSYLLKKEGYDVVVAETGPQALEEFDRGGAELVLLDLMLPGISGIDVCRTLRQRSTVPIIMLTAKDSEIDKVVGLEIGADDYVTKPYSSRELLARIKAVLRRHSEPEDLMPTAIEVGPVRMDVERHIVTVQGTQAALPLKEFELLEMLLRNSGRVLTRMQLIDRVWGSDYVGDTKTLDVHIKRLRAKIEPDPGNPRHIITVRGLGYKFEEGDA from the coding sequence ATGACCAGGATCCTGGTGGTCGAGGACGAGATCTCGTTCTCCGACCCCCTGTCGTACCTATTGAAGAAGGAAGGGTACGACGTGGTCGTGGCCGAGACCGGGCCACAGGCGCTGGAGGAGTTCGACCGGGGCGGAGCCGAACTGGTCCTGCTGGACCTGATGCTGCCCGGGATCTCCGGCATCGACGTGTGCCGCACCCTGCGCCAGCGCTCCACCGTGCCGATCATCATGCTTACGGCGAAGGACAGCGAGATCGACAAGGTCGTCGGGCTGGAGATCGGCGCGGACGACTATGTCACCAAGCCCTACAGCAGCCGCGAACTCCTGGCCCGCATCAAGGCGGTGCTACGCCGGCACTCCGAGCCGGAAGACCTCATGCCCACCGCTATCGAGGTGGGCCCGGTCCGGATGGATGTGGAGCGCCACATCGTCACCGTGCAGGGAACGCAGGCGGCCCTGCCGCTCAAGGAGTTCGAGCTCCTGGAGATGCTCCTGCGCAACTCCGGTCGAGTCCTCACCCGCATGCAGCTCATCGACCGGGTGTGGGGCAGCGACTACGTCGGGGACACGAAGACCCTCGATGTCCACATCAAGCGGCTGCGCGCCAAGATCGAGCCGGACCCCGGCAACCCGCGGCACATCATCACGGTGCGCGGCCTGGGGTACAAGTTCGAGGAGGGCGACGCCTGA
- a CDS encoding class I SAM-dependent methyltransferase has product MVGTITRGTTNPNRLRRCDRWLVATQAWRLRSEPDPVAVDLGYGASPVTTVEWAARLSRVAPDVRVVGLEIDPDRVAAARPLEAPGLTFAAGGFEVPLAAGRTAAVIRAFNVLRQYAEADVPGAWERLRGRLSPAGLVIDGTCDELGRRATWVALDRDGPQSLTIALRLADVDQPSEVAERLPKALIHRNVPGERVHAYLGALDAAWARAAPLSAYGRRQRFVATVRDLRDAGWPVLGGVSRWRLGEVTVAWEAVAPGGVQTRL; this is encoded by the coding sequence ATGGTCGGCACCATCACCCGGGGGACCACGAACCCCAACCGGCTGCGGCGCTGCGATCGGTGGCTGGTCGCGACGCAGGCCTGGCGGCTGCGCAGCGAACCGGACCCCGTGGCCGTGGACCTCGGGTACGGCGCCTCGCCCGTCACCACCGTCGAATGGGCGGCCCGGCTGAGCCGGGTGGCGCCCGACGTGCGGGTCGTCGGGCTGGAGATCGATCCCGACCGGGTGGCGGCGGCGCGCCCGCTCGAGGCGCCCGGCCTGACGTTCGCGGCCGGCGGCTTCGAGGTGCCGCTGGCGGCGGGCCGCACCGCGGCGGTGATCCGGGCGTTCAACGTGCTGCGCCAGTACGCCGAGGCCGACGTGCCGGGCGCCTGGGAGCGGCTGCGCGGCCGCCTGTCACCGGCCGGGCTGGTCATCGACGGGACGTGCGACGAGCTGGGCCGCCGCGCCACCTGGGTGGCCCTGGACCGGGACGGGCCGCAGTCGCTGACGATCGCCCTGCGGCTGGCCGATGTGGATCAGCCCTCCGAGGTCGCCGAGCGGCTGCCGAAGGCGTTGATCCACCGGAACGTGCCCGGGGAACGGGTGCACGCCTACCTCGGCGCGCTGGACGCGGCGTGGGCGCGGGCGGCGCCGCTGTCGGCATACGGTCGGCGGCAGCGCTTCGTGGCCACGGTGCGGGACCTGCGCGACGCGGGCTGGCCCGTGCTCGGCGGCGTCTCGCGGTGGCGCCTGGGCGAGGTCACGGTGGCCTGGGAGGCCGTGGCGCCCGGCGGGGTTCAGACCCGCTTGTAG
- a CDS encoding CarD family transcriptional regulator, whose translation MVFNVGETVVYPHHGAALIEQIKTRTIRGEEKLYLVLKVAQGDLTIEVPADNCEDIGVRDVVGQEGLDRVFAVLRASHTEEPTNWSRRYKANLEKLASGDVIKVAEVVRDLWRREKGRGLSAGEKRMLAKARQILVSELALAEKTDEDRAETMLDEVLAS comes from the coding sequence ATGGTCTTCAATGTCGGCGAGACAGTTGTGTACCCGCACCACGGGGCGGCTCTGATCGAGCAGATCAAGACTCGCACCATCCGAGGCGAGGAGAAGCTCTACCTGGTTCTGAAGGTCGCACAGGGAGATCTGACCATCGAGGTACCGGCCGACAACTGCGAGGACATCGGGGTCCGTGACGTCGTCGGCCAGGAGGGCCTCGACCGCGTCTTCGCCGTCCTGCGCGCCTCGCACACCGAGGAGCCGACCAACTGGTCCCGCCGCTACAAGGCCAACCTCGAAAAGCTCGCCTCCGGTGACGTGATCAAGGTCGCCGAGGTCGTCCGCGACCTGTGGCGTCGCGAAAAGGGCCGCGGCCTGTCCGCCGGCGAGAAGCGGATGCTCGCCAAGGCGCGCCAGATCCTCGTCTCCGAACTCGCGCTGGCCGAGAAGACCGACGAGGACCGGGCCGAGACCATGCTGGACGAGGTCCTGGCTTCCTGA
- the phoU gene encoding phosphate signaling complex protein PhoU, with translation MRDAFHEDLDRISDQLVEMTRLAGSAMSRATTALLDADVSIAESVIAADSQLDEIRIQVDDRSIDLLARQQPVATDLRMVVTAMQMAADLERMGDLAKHVAKVARLRFPTCAVPDQMRPIIVEMDAVARAIAEQTGDIIASKRAQGAGELVQADDRMDALHKEVFAKLADTSWPHAPETTIDVTLLARYYERFADHAVLVAHRVAYLVTGEWRTVDVPSEESILDRHEAPPQ, from the coding sequence ATGCGCGACGCGTTCCACGAGGACCTGGACCGGATCTCCGATCAGCTCGTCGAGATGACCCGCCTGGCGGGCTCCGCCATGTCGCGGGCCACCACGGCGCTGCTCGATGCGGACGTGTCGATTGCCGAAAGCGTCATCGCGGCGGACAGCCAGCTCGACGAGATTCGGATTCAGGTCGATGACCGCTCGATCGACCTCCTCGCGCGGCAGCAGCCGGTGGCGACCGATCTGCGCATGGTCGTGACCGCCATGCAGATGGCCGCCGACCTGGAGCGCATGGGCGACCTGGCCAAGCACGTCGCCAAGGTCGCGAGGCTGCGGTTCCCCACCTGCGCGGTCCCCGACCAGATGCGCCCGATCATCGTCGAAATGGATGCGGTCGCGCGCGCCATCGCCGAGCAGACCGGCGACATCATCGCGAGCAAGCGCGCGCAGGGGGCCGGCGAGCTGGTCCAGGCCGACGACCGGATGGACGCCCTCCACAAGGAGGTGTTCGCCAAGCTGGCCGATACCTCGTGGCCGCACGCCCCGGAGACGACGATCGACGTCACCCTGTTGGCGCGCTACTACGAGCGCTTCGCCGACCACGCCGTCCTGGTGGCGCACCGCGTCGCCTACCTCGTGACCGGCGAATGGCGCACCGTCGACGTGCCGTCCGAAGAGAGCATCCTCGACCGCCACGAGGCGCCGCCGCAGTGA
- a CDS encoding 2-C-methyl-D-erythritol 4-phosphate cytidylyltransferase, giving the protein MNVAVIIVAAGAGHRLGRDVPKAFVPLAGRPLLRHALDGALACAEVGHVVVVAPVTHLTQARGLVAAEETPYVDIVAGGAERTDSVARGLALLRPDDGLVLVHDAARCGAPPELFDRVVAALRGGHGAVVPGLPVVDTIKQVDADGYVVATPERATLRAIQTPQGFVREVLLHAHERAHGWAQERTTDGASESAGGVAVTDDAGLVEACGGRVQVVPGDPRAAKITTPDDLAAAERALAG; this is encoded by the coding sequence GTGAACGTCGCTGTCATCATCGTTGCGGCCGGGGCGGGTCACCGCCTCGGCCGTGACGTTCCCAAGGCGTTCGTGCCGCTCGCCGGGCGCCCCCTGCTGCGTCATGCGCTGGACGGCGCGCTGGCCTGCGCGGAGGTGGGGCACGTGGTCGTCGTCGCGCCCGTCACGCATCTGACCCAGGCCCGCGGGCTCGTGGCCGCCGAGGAGACGCCGTACGTCGACATCGTCGCCGGAGGCGCGGAGCGCACGGACTCGGTGGCGCGCGGCCTCGCGCTGCTGCGTCCCGACGACGGCCTCGTGCTCGTCCACGACGCCGCTCGGTGCGGCGCCCCTCCCGAACTCTTCGATCGGGTGGTGGCCGCGCTGCGCGGCGGCCATGGCGCGGTGGTCCCGGGCCTGCCGGTGGTCGACACGATCAAGCAGGTGGACGCCGACGGGTACGTCGTGGCCACGCCGGAACGGGCCACCCTGCGGGCGATCCAGACCCCGCAGGGTTTCGTCCGGGAGGTCCTACTGCACGCGCACGAGCGAGCCCACGGCTGGGCACAAGAGCGGACCACCGACGGGGCCAGCGAATCCGCGGGCGGCGTGGCGGTCACCGACGACGCCGGGCTGGTGGAGGCCTGCGGTGGCCGCGTCCAGGTCGTACCGGGCGATCCCCGCGCCGCGAAGATCACGACGCCCGACGATCTGGCGGCCGCCGAACGCGCGCTCGCGGGCTGA
- a CDS encoding alpha/beta hydrolase: MISEPRLLETPAGRVEWTQFGRGEPVTVFAHGLGQSIESTRPFASGVRGRRVFFHFRGHGRSEVGAGAWSYGGLAAQLRAVADASGATRALGVSMGAGALCALLAQTPDRFERVILVLPAALDTPRAGPETTRADRLAALLDAGDADALARALAQEQAAGPQAAAAVAHWADAHARWLVGSGAPSARTGTAEAFRRVPRSAPVPDPAVLARVRAPALVIAQEEDPVHPVEVARELAAALPAARLVVLPPGGLLWAHRVTLRGLVTEFLAAPSGRDAEGDSS; the protein is encoded by the coding sequence CTCCTGGAGACCCCCGCGGGCCGGGTGGAGTGGACGCAGTTCGGCCGCGGTGAGCCCGTCACGGTGTTCGCGCACGGCCTGGGCCAGTCGATCGAGTCCACCCGCCCCTTCGCCTCCGGGGTGCGCGGGCGCCGGGTGTTCTTCCACTTCCGGGGTCACGGTCGCTCGGAGGTGGGGGCGGGAGCCTGGTCGTACGGCGGCCTGGCCGCCCAGCTGCGGGCCGTCGCCGACGCGTCCGGGGCGACCCGTGCGCTCGGCGTGAGCATGGGCGCCGGGGCGTTGTGCGCCCTGCTGGCGCAGACGCCCGACCGCTTCGAGCGCGTGATCCTCGTGCTGCCGGCAGCGCTCGACACCCCGCGCGCCGGCCCGGAGACGACCCGTGCCGATCGCCTCGCCGCCCTGCTGGACGCGGGCGACGCCGATGCCCTCGCCCGGGCGCTCGCGCAGGAGCAGGCCGCGGGGCCGCAGGCGGCCGCGGCGGTGGCCCACTGGGCCGACGCGCACGCCCGGTGGCTCGTCGGTTCCGGCGCCCCAAGCGCCCGCACCGGCACCGCCGAGGCGTTCCGCCGGGTCCCCCGGTCGGCGCCCGTCCCGGACCCGGCAGTACTCGCCCGCGTCCGCGCCCCGGCGCTGGTCATCGCGCAGGAGGAGGACCCGGTGCACCCCGTGGAGGTGGCTCGCGAGCTCGCGGCCGCGTTGCCCGCGGCGCGCCTGGTGGTGCTCCCTCCGGGCGGCCTGCTCTGGGCGCACCGGGTTACCCTGAGAGGGTTGGTGACAGAATTCCTGGCCGCTCCATCCGGCCGGGACGCGGAGGGGGACAGCTCGTGA